The following proteins are co-located in the Pomacea canaliculata isolate SZHN2017 linkage group LG8, ASM307304v1, whole genome shotgun sequence genome:
- the LOC112569825 gene encoding multiple coagulation factor deficiency protein 2-like isoform X3: MLTAACALTLLLAVSVNSHGPPGVPPRQGGGPPPGMQGGQQQQPHQQQFHQQPDVAEGHAHERGKNFKFQSEIHNADHILDHLQNVIKTKPKEQMTEEELEFHYFKMHDYDNNNKLDGVEIGKALTHFHDDDDEEEVMSEEDLAELVETVLEEDDLDGDGYVEVGEFMKAQKRRGHDTEPYHPDNL; encoded by the exons ATGTTAACTGCTGCTTGTGCTCTGACACTGCTTCTGGCTGTATCTGTCAACTCTCATGGACCTCCAGGAGTGCCCCCTAGACAAGGGGGTGGTCCCCCTCCTGGTATGCAAGGaggacagcagcaacagccacatCAACAGCAGTTTCACCAGCAACCAGATGTTGCAGAAGGCCATGCACATGAAAGGGGAAAGAACTTCAAATTTCAGTCAGAAATACACAATGCTGA ccATATCCTAGATCATTTGCAAAATGTCATCAAGACTAAGCCAAAAGAACAGATGACAGAGGAAGAGTTGGAGTTCCACTATTTCAAAATGCATGattatgacaacaacaacaagctggATGGTGTTGAGATTGGCAAGGCTTTAACTCACTTCCATGATG acgacgacgaagaagaagtgATGAGCGAAGAGGACCTAGCAGAGCTGGTTGAGACGGTTCTTGAGGAAGATGACTTGGACGGTGACGGCTACGTGGAGGTCGGCGAGTTCATGAAGGCTCAGAAGAGGCGTGGCCATGATACCGAACCGTATCACCCTGACAACCTCTAG
- the LOC112569825 gene encoding sex-determining region Y protein-like isoform X1 has protein sequence MLTAACALTLLLAVSVNSHGPPGVPPRQGGGPPPGMQGGQQQQPHQQQFHQQPDVAEGHAHERGKNFKFQSEIHNADHILDHLQNVIKTKPKEQMTEEELEFHYFKMHDYDNNNKLDGVEIGKALTHFHDEEQPATGSPGDDHQGQQQEQPHHKVFSDEEIANIVDTVITDNDENGDGYVEYFEFKRKQEQQRSQYQQEQRQHQQQQQQHH, from the exons ATGTTAACTGCTGCTTGTGCTCTGACACTGCTTCTGGCTGTATCTGTCAACTCTCATGGACCTCCAGGAGTGCCCCCTAGACAAGGGGGTGGTCCCCCTCCTGGTATGCAAGGaggacagcagcaacagccacatCAACAGCAGTTTCACCAGCAACCAGATGTTGCAGAAGGCCATGCACATGAAAGGGGAAAGAACTTCAAATTTCAGTCAGAAATACACAATGCTGA ccATATCCTAGATCATTTGCAAAATGTCATCAAGACTAAGCCAAAAGAACAGATGACAGAGGAAGAGTTGGAGTTCCACTATTTCAAAATGCATGattatgacaacaacaacaagctggATGGTGTTGAGATTGGCAAGGCTTTAACTCACTTCCATGATG AAGAGCAGCCAGCGACCGGCTCCCCTGGGGACGACCATCAGGGCCAACAGCAAGAGCAGCCCCACCACAAGGTGTTCAGTGACGAAGAGATCGCCAACATCGTTGACACTGTCATCACCGATAACGACGAAAATGGCGATGGCTATGTTGAGTACTTCGAGTTCAAGCGGAAGCAGGAGCAACAACGAAGCCAGTACCAGCAGGAACAGcgacaacaccagcaacaacagcagcaacatcactAG
- the LOC112569825 gene encoding uncharacterized protein LOC112569825 isoform X2, which translates to MLTAACALTLLLAVSVNSHGPPGVPPRQGGGPPPGMQGGQQQQPHQQQFHQQPDVAEGHAHERGKNFKFQSEIHNADHILDHLQNVIKTKPKEQMTEEELEFHYFKMHDYDNNNKLDGVEIGKALTHFHDEHEQAQPHQDNASPAGDSEHRPAVDDPQAVPTTPPPPPLRKAISDEEISSLVDIVLKSYDKDDDGYVEYFEYKQAQHKG; encoded by the exons ATGTTAACTGCTGCTTGTGCTCTGACACTGCTTCTGGCTGTATCTGTCAACTCTCATGGACCTCCAGGAGTGCCCCCTAGACAAGGGGGTGGTCCCCCTCCTGGTATGCAAGGaggacagcagcaacagccacatCAACAGCAGTTTCACCAGCAACCAGATGTTGCAGAAGGCCATGCACATGAAAGGGGAAAGAACTTCAAATTTCAGTCAGAAATACACAATGCTGA ccATATCCTAGATCATTTGCAAAATGTCATCAAGACTAAGCCAAAAGAACAGATGACAGAGGAAGAGTTGGAGTTCCACTATTTCAAAATGCATGattatgacaacaacaacaagctggATGGTGTTGAGATTGGCAAGGCTTTAACTCACTTCCATGATG AGCACGAGCAAGCCCAGCCCCATCAGGACAACGCGTCCCCTGCCGGAGACTCCGAGCATCGGCCTGCTGTGGATGACCCCCAGGCTGTCCCCACCACCCCTCCGCCGCCACCTCTCCGGAAGGCAATCAGCGACGAAGAAATAAGTTCTTTGGTGGACATCGTCCTCAAATCGTACGATAAAGACGACGATGGCTACGTTGAATACTTTGAATACAAACAGGCGCAGCATAAGGGCTGA
- the LOC112569821 gene encoding TATA box-binding protein-associated factor RNA polymerase I subunit A-like isoform X1, which produces MLLTWCTIYTLQFAGTARPGSSLKWEDSIKKDLFSVLRPHCTSRKQECREDCKERGQKFESWLNELSEPLLEKGSPWREMRNESPVHLVPCLVRLLRECLLTHSWSKVLQILDCLAYIPKGVDWIVWKASLATMYTEPDTNNELIEQFFRQLYLLTEVDMLETVLEYIKFLITHGMIDEAGDVIKYGNSKDKERRRRIQTDLTTNQKNLLTAYHGLLYYIEWHGAVNKADNHNFSQLSRSCYDMMQHQEESTSVTAHLARNYALASFETLSKKKGVWDIFLSKAVEIYEYYQDFEGAKCLLENYRKNNPNNPNSHRFLFELLQRNAFCFEDDVIEEKLSCLQSIANLDPANPLVLQLCDELQESKDVRVVDYLFDLLDYEVWREKLEGWKLLAQSLLICSMEDCKKQKAVKSHLSRCWSTRKDWWPSYHFTFKTTSSAAQSDLLASKILIASVLLGEDSEFCQKTKHQLDKATHLDVEMKLIQITNSDFVLRKNISDRDSSSSGRDLNSPDKSPDSLPQKRLRLTSASSLQISQDLM; this is translated from the exons ATGCTCTTGACGTGGTGTACCATCTACACTCTACAGTTTGCTGGCACTGCAAGACCTGGTTCTAGTCTGAAGTGGGAAGACAGCATCAAG aaagacTTGTTTTCAGTATTGCGACCACACTGCACAAGTAGAAAACAAGAATGTCGAGAAGATTGCAAAGAAAGAGGACAAAAGTTTGAATCCTGGCTGAATGAACTGTCAGAGCCTCTGTTAGAGAAAG GATCCCCATGGAGAGAAATGCGAAATGAAAGTCCTGTGCATCTTGTACCATGCCTTGTCCGGCTGTTACGAGAATGTTTGCTGACTCATAGTTGGAGCAAAGTCTTGCAGATTTTAGATTGTCTTGCTTACATTCCAAAGGGTGTGGACTGGATTGTTTGGAAG GCAAGTCTTGCCACAATGTACACTGAACCAGATACCAATAACGAGTTAATTGAACAGTTTTTCAG GCAGCTTTACCTTCTGACAGAAGTGGACATGCTAGAGACTGTCTTAGAATACATAAAGTTCCTCATTACCCATGGCATGATTGATGAGGCAGGAGATGTCATCAAATAC GGGAACAGCAAGGATAAAGAGAGAAGACGCAGGATTCAAACTGATTTAACTACAAATCAGAAGAATCTTCTAACTGCCTATCATGGCCTACTTTACTATATAGAGTGGCATGGTGCTGTTAACAAAGCAGACAATCATAATTTTTCCCAGCTGTCTCGGTCCTGTTATG ATATGATGCAACACCAGGAAGAGTCAACCAGTGTAACTGCACATCTGGCAAGAAACTATGCTCTGGCTTCTTTCGAAACCTTATCTAAAAAGAAAGGAGTGTGGGACATATTTTTATCTAAGGCTGTGGAg atttatgaGTATTACCAGGACTTCGAGGGTGCAAAATGTCTATTGGAAAACTACCGCAAGAATAATCCAAACAACCCTAACTCTCATCGCTTTTTGTTTGAGTTACTGCAAAggaatgctttttgttttgaagatgaTGTGATAGAGGAAAAGTTAAGCTGCTTACAG AGTATTGCCAACCTGGATCCTGCTAACCCACTTGTGTTGCAACTCTGTGATGAGTTACAAG AATCAAAAGATGTTCGTGTAGTTGACTACCTTTTTGATCTGTTGGACTATGAGGTCTGGCGAGAGAAGCTGGAAGGCTGGAAGCTGTTAGCTCAGTCTTTGCTCATCTGCTCCAT GGAAGACTGCAAGAAACAGAAAGCTGTGAAGAGTCATCTTTCAAGGTGCTGGTCAACAAGGAAAGACTGGTGGCCCTCATACCATTTTACTTTTAAGACTACTTCATCTGCCGCTCAGTCTGACCTACTGGCTTCCAAAATTTTGATTGCCTCAGTTTTATTAGGAGAAG ACAGTGAATTTtgccaaaaaaccaaacaccaGTTGGACAAGGCTACACATCTAGATGTGGAGATGAAACTAATCCAGATTACCAACAGTGACTTTGtcttgagaaaaaacatttcagaTAGAGACTCAAGCAGTTCAGGCAGAGACCTCAACAGCCCAGACAAAAGTCCTGATAGTTTACCTCAAAAACGACTGAGATTGACCTCAGCATCAAGTCTGCAAATATCCCAGGATTTGATGTAA
- the LOC112569821 gene encoding TATA box-binding protein-associated factor RNA polymerase I subunit A-like isoform X2 has translation MEHSFNILKDLFSVLRPHCTSRKQECREDCKERGQKFESWLNELSEPLLEKGSPWREMRNESPVHLVPCLVRLLRECLLTHSWSKVLQILDCLAYIPKGVDWIVWKASLATMYTEPDTNNELIEQFFRQLYLLTEVDMLETVLEYIKFLITHGMIDEAGDVIKYGNSKDKERRRRIQTDLTTNQKNLLTAYHGLLYYIEWHGAVNKADNHNFSQLSRSCYDMMQHQEESTSVTAHLARNYALASFETLSKKKGVWDIFLSKAVEIYEYYQDFEGAKCLLENYRKNNPNNPNSHRFLFELLQRNAFCFEDDVIEEKLSCLQSIANLDPANPLVLQLCDELQESKDVRVVDYLFDLLDYEVWREKLEGWKLLAQSLLICSMEDCKKQKAVKSHLSRCWSTRKDWWPSYHFTFKTTSSAAQSDLLASKILIASVLLGEDSEFCQKTKHQLDKATHLDVEMKLIQITNSDFVLRKNISDRDSSSSGRDLNSPDKSPDSLPQKRLRLTSASSLQISQDLM, from the exons ATGGAGCATAGCTTCAACATCCTG aaagacTTGTTTTCAGTATTGCGACCACACTGCACAAGTAGAAAACAAGAATGTCGAGAAGATTGCAAAGAAAGAGGACAAAAGTTTGAATCCTGGCTGAATGAACTGTCAGAGCCTCTGTTAGAGAAAG GATCCCCATGGAGAGAAATGCGAAATGAAAGTCCTGTGCATCTTGTACCATGCCTTGTCCGGCTGTTACGAGAATGTTTGCTGACTCATAGTTGGAGCAAAGTCTTGCAGATTTTAGATTGTCTTGCTTACATTCCAAAGGGTGTGGACTGGATTGTTTGGAAG GCAAGTCTTGCCACAATGTACACTGAACCAGATACCAATAACGAGTTAATTGAACAGTTTTTCAG GCAGCTTTACCTTCTGACAGAAGTGGACATGCTAGAGACTGTCTTAGAATACATAAAGTTCCTCATTACCCATGGCATGATTGATGAGGCAGGAGATGTCATCAAATAC GGGAACAGCAAGGATAAAGAGAGAAGACGCAGGATTCAAACTGATTTAACTACAAATCAGAAGAATCTTCTAACTGCCTATCATGGCCTACTTTACTATATAGAGTGGCATGGTGCTGTTAACAAAGCAGACAATCATAATTTTTCCCAGCTGTCTCGGTCCTGTTATG ATATGATGCAACACCAGGAAGAGTCAACCAGTGTAACTGCACATCTGGCAAGAAACTATGCTCTGGCTTCTTTCGAAACCTTATCTAAAAAGAAAGGAGTGTGGGACATATTTTTATCTAAGGCTGTGGAg atttatgaGTATTACCAGGACTTCGAGGGTGCAAAATGTCTATTGGAAAACTACCGCAAGAATAATCCAAACAACCCTAACTCTCATCGCTTTTTGTTTGAGTTACTGCAAAggaatgctttttgttttgaagatgaTGTGATAGAGGAAAAGTTAAGCTGCTTACAG AGTATTGCCAACCTGGATCCTGCTAACCCACTTGTGTTGCAACTCTGTGATGAGTTACAAG AATCAAAAGATGTTCGTGTAGTTGACTACCTTTTTGATCTGTTGGACTATGAGGTCTGGCGAGAGAAGCTGGAAGGCTGGAAGCTGTTAGCTCAGTCTTTGCTCATCTGCTCCAT GGAAGACTGCAAGAAACAGAAAGCTGTGAAGAGTCATCTTTCAAGGTGCTGGTCAACAAGGAAAGACTGGTGGCCCTCATACCATTTTACTTTTAAGACTACTTCATCTGCCGCTCAGTCTGACCTACTGGCTTCCAAAATTTTGATTGCCTCAGTTTTATTAGGAGAAG ACAGTGAATTTtgccaaaaaaccaaacaccaGTTGGACAAGGCTACACATCTAGATGTGGAGATGAAACTAATCCAGATTACCAACAGTGACTTTGtcttgagaaaaaacatttcagaTAGAGACTCAAGCAGTTCAGGCAGAGACCTCAACAGCCCAGACAAAAGTCCTGATAGTTTACCTCAAAAACGACTGAGATTGACCTCAGCATCAAGTCTGCAAATATCCCAGGATTTGATGTAA
- the LOC112569821 gene encoding TATA box-binding protein-associated factor RNA polymerase I subunit A-like isoform X3 codes for MRNESPVHLVPCLVRLLRECLLTHSWSKVLQILDCLAYIPKGVDWIVWKASLATMYTEPDTNNELIEQFFRQLYLLTEVDMLETVLEYIKFLITHGMIDEAGDVIKYGNSKDKERRRRIQTDLTTNQKNLLTAYHGLLYYIEWHGAVNKADNHNFSQLSRSCYDMMQHQEESTSVTAHLARNYALASFETLSKKKGVWDIFLSKAVEIYEYYQDFEGAKCLLENYRKNNPNNPNSHRFLFELLQRNAFCFEDDVIEEKLSCLQSIANLDPANPLVLQLCDELQESKDVRVVDYLFDLLDYEVWREKLEGWKLLAQSLLICSMEDCKKQKAVKSHLSRCWSTRKDWWPSYHFTFKTTSSAAQSDLLASKILIASVLLGEDSEFCQKTKHQLDKATHLDVEMKLIQITNSDFVLRKNISDRDSSSSGRDLNSPDKSPDSLPQKRLRLTSASSLQISQDLM; via the exons ATGCGAAATGAAAGTCCTGTGCATCTTGTACCATGCCTTGTCCGGCTGTTACGAGAATGTTTGCTGACTCATAGTTGGAGCAAAGTCTTGCAGATTTTAGATTGTCTTGCTTACATTCCAAAGGGTGTGGACTGGATTGTTTGGAAG GCAAGTCTTGCCACAATGTACACTGAACCAGATACCAATAACGAGTTAATTGAACAGTTTTTCAG GCAGCTTTACCTTCTGACAGAAGTGGACATGCTAGAGACTGTCTTAGAATACATAAAGTTCCTCATTACCCATGGCATGATTGATGAGGCAGGAGATGTCATCAAATAC GGGAACAGCAAGGATAAAGAGAGAAGACGCAGGATTCAAACTGATTTAACTACAAATCAGAAGAATCTTCTAACTGCCTATCATGGCCTACTTTACTATATAGAGTGGCATGGTGCTGTTAACAAAGCAGACAATCATAATTTTTCCCAGCTGTCTCGGTCCTGTTATG ATATGATGCAACACCAGGAAGAGTCAACCAGTGTAACTGCACATCTGGCAAGAAACTATGCTCTGGCTTCTTTCGAAACCTTATCTAAAAAGAAAGGAGTGTGGGACATATTTTTATCTAAGGCTGTGGAg atttatgaGTATTACCAGGACTTCGAGGGTGCAAAATGTCTATTGGAAAACTACCGCAAGAATAATCCAAACAACCCTAACTCTCATCGCTTTTTGTTTGAGTTACTGCAAAggaatgctttttgttttgaagatgaTGTGATAGAGGAAAAGTTAAGCTGCTTACAG AGTATTGCCAACCTGGATCCTGCTAACCCACTTGTGTTGCAACTCTGTGATGAGTTACAAG AATCAAAAGATGTTCGTGTAGTTGACTACCTTTTTGATCTGTTGGACTATGAGGTCTGGCGAGAGAAGCTGGAAGGCTGGAAGCTGTTAGCTCAGTCTTTGCTCATCTGCTCCAT GGAAGACTGCAAGAAACAGAAAGCTGTGAAGAGTCATCTTTCAAGGTGCTGGTCAACAAGGAAAGACTGGTGGCCCTCATACCATTTTACTTTTAAGACTACTTCATCTGCCGCTCAGTCTGACCTACTGGCTTCCAAAATTTTGATTGCCTCAGTTTTATTAGGAGAAG ACAGTGAATTTtgccaaaaaaccaaacaccaGTTGGACAAGGCTACACATCTAGATGTGGAGATGAAACTAATCCAGATTACCAACAGTGACTTTGtcttgagaaaaaacatttcagaTAGAGACTCAAGCAGTTCAGGCAGAGACCTCAACAGCCCAGACAAAAGTCCTGATAGTTTACCTCAAAAACGACTGAGATTGACCTCAGCATCAAGTCTGCAAATATCCCAGGATTTGATGTAA